One Streptomyces formicae genomic window, GTGGACGCTGACGGCCCGGCACTCCACGAGCACCTGGCAGTACTACGCGGGCGGCAGGAAAATCGCCGAATTCGACGACGGCGGCGCACAGCCCGGCGCCACGGTCACGCATGACGTGAACTTCGGCGGTCTCAGCGGAAAGCAGAAGGTTCTCGCGGTGTGGAACATCGCGGACACCGCCAATGCCTTCTACGCCTGCATCGACGTGAACGTCGGCGGCTGAGGCTTCTCCCCCCTCCCTCCCCCTTCGTCTAGGAGTGAGCCCATGCGCTCCCGCATCATCGGGCTGCTGACCGCCGTCGCGGCGGTCGCCTCCCTCGCCCTGCTCACGCTCGCCTCCCCGGCCTCGGCCGAGCGGGCGCCCAAGAGCGCGGCGGACGCATTCGTCGTCAGCGAATCCCAGTTCAACGAGATGTTCCCGAACAGGAACAGCTTCTATACGTACAACGGCCTGACGGCCGCGCTCAGCGCCTATCCGGGATTCGCCCAGACGGGCAGCGACACCGTGCGCAAACAGGAGGCCGCGGCCTTCCTCGCCAACGTGAGTCACGAGACCGGCGGCCTCGTGTACGTCGTCGAGCAGAACACGTCCAACTATCCGCATTACTGCGACGCGACCCAGCCCTACGGCTGTCCCGCGGGGAACGACAAGTACTACGGCCGCGGGCCCATCCAGCTCAGCTGGAACTTCAACTACAAGGCGGCGGGTGACGCGTTGGGCATCGATCTGCTCAACAATCCCGATCTCGTCCAGAACGACGCGGCCGTCGCCTGGAAGACCGGACTCTGGTACTGGAACACGCAGACGGGGCCCGGCACCATGACGCCGCACGACGCCATGGTGAACGGCGCGGGATTCGGCGAGACCATTCGCAGCATCAACGGAACCCTCGAATGCGACGGAGGAAATCCCTCCCAGGTGCAGAGCCGCATCGACAGCTACCAGCGGTACGCCCAGATCCTCGGCGTGGATCCGGGCGGCAACCTCAGCTGCTGAGCCGCCAGGGCGTCAGCCGTTCGGCAGGATGACCGCGCGGCCGTTGACACGCCCCGCGTGCAGGTTCTCGTACGCCTTGGGCGCCTCGTCCAGGGCGTACGTCTCCACGTGCACGTCGATCGCGCCCGCCCTGGCGAGGTCGAGCACCTCGACCAGCTCCGCGCGGCTGCCCCAGTACGGGGAGCGGACCGCGACGTCGTACGCCGTCGTGCCGAAGCCGACGGAAGCGGCGCCGCCGCCGATGCCGACGATGGCCACGTCCGCCTCCACGGCCGCGCAGGCCGCCGCCGTGGTGGCGGTGGGCGGGGCGCCGACGAAGTCGAACACCGCCTGGGCGCCGAGCCCGCCGGTCAGTTCGCGGACCTTCGCCGTCGCCGACTCGTCCGAGAGGACCGCGTCGTGGGCGCCGACCTCGCGGGCCAGGGCCAGCTTCTCCTCGGTGACGTCCAGGGCGATCACCCGCGCCGGGGTCAGCGCCCGCAGGAGCTGGATGGCGACGTGTCCGAGACCGCCGGTGCCGATGACCACCGCGGTGCTGCCGGGCGTCAGCTTGGGCAGCGAGGTCTTGATCGCGTGGTACGGGGTCAGGCCCGCGTCGGTGAGCGGCACCGCGGTGACCGGGTCGAGGTCGCCGAGCGGGACCAGGTGGCGCGGGTCGTCCACGAGCAGGTACTCGGCGATGGCGCCGGGCGCGCCGAGTCCCGGCGGCCTGATGCCGAGCTCGGCGGCGCGGGTGCAGTAGTTCTCCTTGCCCTGCGCGCACATCAGGCAGGTGCCGCAGCCCCACGGCCCGTACACGGCCACGGAGTCGCCGGGCGCGAACCCGGTGACGCCGTCACCGAGCGCGGCGACGGTGCCCGCGGCCTCGTGCCCGAGGGTGAGCGGCAGCGGGAAGCCGAGCGCCTCTGCGGGCATGCTCATCACGGCGATGTCCGAGTGGCACACACCGGCCGCGGTGACCTCGATCAGCACCTGGCCGGGCCCTGGCTCGGGGCGCGGCACGGTGACGACCTCGGGGTGGGCGCCGACGCTGCGGTACTGGACGGCCTTCATCTCGGCGGGCAGATCCGACATCAGGGATGCCTTCTTTCTCTCGTCTCGTGCTCAGCGGGCCGCGTATCCGCCGTCGACCAGGTGGTAGCTGCCGTTGATGAACGAGGCGCGGTCGGAGAGCAGGAACAGGGTGAGCTCGGCGACCTCCTCCGCGGTGCCGAGGCGGCCCTGCGGGTGCAGCGAGATCAGGTGGGCGCGCTGGGATTCGGCGCCCTGGAGCAGCGGGGTGTCGATGAAGCCGGGGCCGACGGCGTTCACGCGGACGCCCTGGGCGGCGTACTCCACGGCGGCGGTCTTGGTCAGGCCGACGACCGCGTGCTTGGCGGCGGAGTAGGCGGGTGAGCCCGCGAAGCCGTTGGTGCCGAGGATCGACGACATGTTGACGACCGCGC contains:
- a CDS encoding chitinase; the protein is MRSRIIGLLTAVAAVASLALLTLASPASAERAPKSAADAFVVSESQFNEMFPNRNSFYTYNGLTAALSAYPGFAQTGSDTVRKQEAAAFLANVSHETGGLVYVVEQNTSNYPHYCDATQPYGCPAGNDKYYGRGPIQLSWNFNYKAAGDALGIDLLNNPDLVQNDAAVAWKTGLWYWNTQTGPGTMTPHDAMVNGAGFGETIRSINGTLECDGGNPSQVQSRIDSYQRYAQILGVDPGGNLSC
- a CDS encoding NAD(P)-dependent alcohol dehydrogenase, whose product is MKAVQYRSVGAHPEVVTVPRPEPGPGQVLIEVTAAGVCHSDIAVMSMPAEALGFPLPLTLGHEAAGTVAALGDGVTGFAPGDSVAVYGPWGCGTCLMCAQGKENYCTRAAELGIRPPGLGAPGAIAEYLLVDDPRHLVPLGDLDPVTAVPLTDAGLTPYHAIKTSLPKLTPGSTAVVIGTGGLGHVAIQLLRALTPARVIALDVTEEKLALAREVGAHDAVLSDESATAKVRELTGGLGAQAVFDFVGAPPTATTAAACAAVEADVAIVGIGGGAASVGFGTTAYDVAVRSPYWGSRAELVEVLDLARAGAIDVHVETYALDEAPKAYENLHAGRVNGRAVILPNG